The genomic interval TCTCTTTCTCATTTTCATCTTTCCTCCTTccttttcctcttcttcttctcacccAACCACAAAAATCTATACATACTCATGGCTCCTCCCTCAGATATCAACCATCTTTCTCACCCTTGCATAtacggtattttctttcttttttcttcttcttcttcttcttctttttccttctgttcaaacaacaaaacaaaaagcTAGAGCTTCTTCTGCATCACACTTGCCATCATCGCATGGAAGACAAAATTGATTTTGCAAACTTCAGAATACCCACGTCAAACTATTTTTTGAACTTTTAACTCCTTTTTTTGGTGGTTGTTGATTTTACTAAATGGGTATAGATGGTTGTActtgttcttaaaaaaaatcattttttttactttgaataCGAGTCCAGAAGTTATGTAAAGTGTGCAATAAGATACAATCGAGTCGTGGACCAAATTCGATTTGTACTGTAATTTAGTGGTTTTAAATTCTAATTGAAACTTCTTTTTTGTTGCAATTTTGGTGGGAAGCAGGGGACTTTGTTTCTTCGTACTCAGAGAGAAAGTCtggttttatgaaatggtttggcaagattttcaaaattgggtCCAATAGAGGAAGGGGTGGTGGTCGTCATCTACAGCAGCCTGAAGAGGAAAACATGGCTTGGCCAGCTCCAGCTAGATCAATGGTAAACAAAAAACATTCATGTTCTGTTTTGTTCCATTCGTGACACTGTTGTTTTCAAGGATATCTATATCagttgttgtttcttgtttgTTCTTGTCACTCATACAAGTAAATCGAAGGATTAATTTTTGACATTTCATTCCTTTTTGGTGCAAAACAATAATGATGTGGAAAACAACTAAAATGATTGACTTTTTTGCAAAGTCAGGAATCAAAGTCATAATTTTGTAAAGTCAAGACCTGCAACTTTTTACCTTTACAATTTTAAGAACTGAATGGGGTTTCACTCTAACTCAATCCTGATAAGGACTACacatttgtctttttttttgtcttgttttGTTGATTAGACATCCTCCTGTTCTTATCAAGTTGAATTGAGTCTCTTTACTTGGGGTTACAGCTTAAAGCACATTGTGACTTTTACTCACTTTTTTCTTTCAAGCTTTTGGTTAAGCAATGCTGACTTGTATCTTATTTCTGCACTACACAACATGAGTTGTTCTGCATCATAACAGAGATGACTAATGCAGCATTGTTTTTAACTAATTTTCTGAAGCCTGCTTCTTATATTTGGGTTATCTGCTTCTGCTACAATGTAGAATATTTTTCCTTTACATTTATCCATGTTGTGTTAAAATTACTTCCTTACTAAAAAAGCATTACCAATATGTTCGGAGAGGAAACTTCATAGTTTAGTTTCTTTCAAGGACATTAAAATACAttgaatttcaatttcaattattttatttttgaatattttagttaaataagtcaatttaaaattaaattttaattttctcgttttattagaatattattattatatacacatttattttaatattaaatactatttaataatttaaatattgtttaatgATGTTTTCAATCAATATCCATTGAGTTTTTTTTCAACAAAAGTCTACCAACATTTTTTCAATCGATGCTATTAAGAGTTTTTTCTATTGACATTGGTGAATTTTTGTTTGGAAGTGATGCTAATCATTACTATTTTGGCTAACACTGATTAAGGTTGTTGTTTTTTTCTCGGTTATTGTTTTCTGTTATTTTTTGACAGACTTTTTGAtcaatataaattgaaaattgcCTGGAATAACATTCCTCGGAAATAGTCTTAATCAAGATTTACtaaaagattttcaagatgagattgtaaaaaaataacttagacattataaaaaaaatctggaGTAACATTGACTAAGAAAAAAACATTACTTCAATATTTTGACttacattagaaaaaaaaaaaaaattctgcaaaaAATTGACAAATAACTAGTACAATTTTTTGTCAAAATAAATACTCTACTTTAGCAAAAAAGCAACTTTCAAGTTCATGATGTTTTGAGTGAATCCGAAATTGACAATATCTTCACCAAGTTGACAATGCTCATGAGAAAAGTAAAGAAAGGagagtatttaaaaaaaaatgtaaataaataaataaatttcaaaattttactattttgtaaataacatttaaatttgtttacaatattaaataatcaaattaaacaacaataaatatttcaaaattattttttatagaagTTATTATCTTCTCAAGGCCTTTTAGAAGGTCTAAGATGAGGGTTCATAACTGGATATGCAATGAATTTTTTGGTTCTTTTCATAAACATATGTTGAATACTGAGATTATGGAATAAGTATTGAATAATACTGTTGATGTTATTAGGATGACCGTGCTAGATCTCGGAAAGAGAAAGAAGAGTTGGACCATGCAATTGCACTTTCTTTAGGCGAAAATTTGAAGAGACCAACGGGTAGGTGCTGAAATTTGAAAAATGCACTTTCTCTCTAGCTACTGTGATctaattaaacttttttttttgtttgatcatAAGGGTATAAATGGCGAACAGGAGCAAGAATTGATGAAGACTATGCAAAGGCTCTTCAGGATCGCATGTTCTCATCTGCTCATCCTCCATATGCCCCTGTACCCGCTTATCCCCATGGATATGGGTAATCTTCTCTCTCTGCTAAACATTGTAACTCATAAAGGGTTTCCAAAAATAGCGTGattgttgaatttttttgtaTTGGGGATTCCCCTAGTCAAAATTACTTAATATTTCTCTATCACTGTGTGTTGTGGGCATAAATTTGAACAAAATTTCAGAATATGTTTGATTTCTCTGTCGAATTTACCATACATTATGCAATAAGTTTGTGAGCATTCATTGTTGTGATGCTAACACAGTAGGAATTTATTGACAACTGATAATGTGCAGTATGGAATCGCACAGCAGAATATGTGGAGGGTGCAACCAAGAGATCTATGGCGATTGTTTGGGAGTCGGTCATAGTTATTTTCATCCAGACTGCTTCCAGTGTCACTCTTGTCGTTACCCCATTACTGAGCGTGAGGTAGTTCGATCCTCTTGAGATTAAGAGGAATCTGATATCATCGATAGTACTTATCTTCAATACTCTTTACAATTCATGTCTGTGAAAGTATTGATTTTAACTCTTCTCTTTTATTTGTATCTTACTTCCTTTTTTTCTGTTGATCCAAGTTTTCTTTGTCAGGGAAGCATCCATATCATAAGTCCTGTTTTAAAGAATTGACCCACCCTAGATGCGAAGTTTGCTATCAATTTGTAAGATTAGCCTGCTACATTGTTCTGCTTTTGTTACTCCTAGTTTTCTTCAAAAAGTTCTTTAAATTTCAGCGAATTTCATATACCTTGTAAGGGAGGGATAGTTACACTAGTTAGTTTATAATGATGGGACCAATTAAATAGTCCAATTAGTCTCTTTTTTTGGTGATGAAAATAGTACAATTAGTCTACTTGTGATACGGCATCATTGATATCGTCATATCCTATTCATTATGAATATTGAGAAGATTGTGGAAATTCTGTTATGGAATAAGGCTTTTGTTGTTCTTGCAGAAATtctgttttacttttttttttacattaattaatcATATGATATGCCATAAATTCTTTctattaataaaattgattatttatCACAGGACTACCTAGTAAAAAGATCATATCCTCTGTGTCTGTTACTATTGATTTCTAATCTTCAGGGTTAGTGAAAAGCAATATTAATATGATTGTGGTATTTTATTTCACTTTCAGATACCAATAAATGCTGCTGGTTTGATTGAGTATAGGTGCCACCCTTATTGGAACCAAAAGTATTGCCCATCTCATGAATATGATAATACATCTCGGTGCTGTAGTTGTGAAAGATTAGAGGTACGAACATATATAGTTatatctcttttttttcatatgcTTCTCCCTTTtctgatcttttattttcttttgaattatCTTCTTGAAGTCTCGGAATGAAAGATACTGTAGATTAGAAGATGGAAggattttatgctttgagtgcATGGAATCTGCTATAATTGACACTGGTGAATGTCAGCCTCTTTATCATGCTATCAGAGACTATTACGAAGGAATGAATATGAGAATAGATCAGCAAATCCCAATGCTTCTTGTTGAGAGACAAGCACTTAATGATGCCATTGTTGGAGAGAAGAATGTAATGAACCATCCACTCTTTCTTTTTTCAGCTTTAGAATTTATTCAATTCCTCTAAACTTTTTATTGGCTTTTACCAGGGATTCCATCACCTACCAGAAACTAGGGGCTTATGCCTTTCAGAAGAGCAAACTGTCACAAGCGTATACTATTTACTTCTTTTTTTGCTTGTTTAACGAAGCCTTCACGAACCAACTTATAAATTATCTGCCAGGTATTTCAATTAATTTATGATATCTTGTGTTGTTTCAGGTGCTAAGACGGCCAAGAATTGGTGGTCATAGATTAATAGGGATGAGATCTCAACCTCAAAAGCTGCTTAGAAAATGTGAAGTTACAGCTATTCTTGTTCTGTATGGCCTTCCAAGGTAAGTAGCATTTAAAGACTATGGAGTccttataaatataatacacTACTAAGCCCCTCAAGGGCCAAAAATAGACAATGTGAATTCGATAGGATGGGcctaaagagacccaaaagaagaaaaatacagtggcttttaaaaattttataggatggtcttaaaatataaaaaataatatttataacttcatttaatttatattttaatttcctAAATTAGATAATGACATTTGTAGGGGTCATTATTTATAGTTGGCATCTTTACACACATAAAAGTGTATTCCTTGTTATCTGTCAATCTTCAGTGAAGAACataaatgtttatgtttatcTTATTTATGGCTTTAATGGTAGTCTTTAGCTTATCTTCTGCTTCTTATTACAATGTTATTGCAATGGTACTTTGTGCTTGTAATAATGTTGatccaaaatttataataaatttcatgaaattttttacTGGATGCAGGTTACTCACAGGTGCTATACTTGCCCATGAGTTGATGCATGGTTGGTTACGCCTGAAAGGTGATAATGTGTTGTTATCTTTGTATTCAACTGCACAGTATTGCCTGATTTTATCTCACTCTGCCTTCAACTAATTAAGCAGGTTACCAAAACCTTAGTCCTGAAGTAGAGGAAGGTATTTGTCAGGTTCTCTCTTACATGTGGCTTGAGTCAGAGGTGATGTCATGTGCTAGAACCATGCCATCAACATCATcagcttcttcttcctcctcctcatcCTCCCACTCATCAAAGAAAGGTGCAAAATCTCACGTTGAACGTAAATTGGGTGAGTTTTTCATGAACCAGATTGCCAATGATTCTTCCCCAGCTTATGGTGGTGGCTTCAGAGCGGCTAATGGAGCTGTGAATAAATATGGTTTACGTTGCACTCTGGAACATATTCGTTTGACTGGTAATTTCCCAGTTTGAGATAAGAACCCGTTCTCACAGGAGTTTGCAACTAGAGTTTGATGTTGTAATATTGGTTCAGATACGAGAGACAAGGTTGGACATAATTCCTCCTGTTATTTCATACCCAGGGGGAATGTGGTGTCCCTGTGTAAGGATATCCATGTCCAAGCTCAATAATATATTATGCATgccttgtttttaatttatttggtaTTATTTCTGATCATTTTACTAGCAATAATGATATTAACAACtacagattttttattttttatttatagaaatcTATACCGtctctaaaaaaataattatatcaaTACGAAAAACTCTCAACAAGTTAAATCTTAACTTAGaatatgtataatatttatttataaatataacatttaaaaagcGGATTCAAATTGTAGTTTGGATTACCtaattcaatttcattttataaattacttttaaagttatacacttttttttaaatagtcaTGTACCATAAAACAATTTCTTAACTTAATAAATGATATTGTGTCTAATACTCAGTGCAAATCTTATAATGTATTCCAAAACTGTCTTAATCATATTCGAACATCAATGAATTCGCTTCATCATATACACAACATTAATGAATTCACTTTATTCATTTCCTCTAAGTACGTTATCAAATAGTtgatattttaacaaaattcatttttagattgggtggaaaaaaaaattgtgaaattcaatttattattcaaatgtatattatttttaatctatttaaatagatttattttaagtctaaatttatatttttggattttaattccaatccatttaattgaaTATGAACTAGATATAGATcggatacatttttggattattcAAAAATAGATCATGGGTTAAATTTTGACTTGGTCCGGGCCTAGGTTTAGTTGAGTCAATTCGAAACCAGGTCGAGCAAAGTCGGCCCGAGTCCATGTCGAGTTGAGTCGGTTCAGGTCAAAGTCAAGTCGAGCTGGTTAGGGTCCAAGTCGTGCCTATTTGACTCAGGCCAAAGTTGAGTTGAGTCGGCCCAGGTCAAAGTTGAGTTGAGTCGTCAGGTCAAAGTTGAGTCGAGTCAACCCAGGCCAGAGTCGAGCTAAGTGGACCAGAGCCCAAGTCGAGTCGGCACCGAGCCCATGTCGAGCCAAGTCGGCCTGAGCCCATGTCGATCCGAGCTGGCTTGGACGgatgtcgagtcgagtcggTTCGAGCGGAAGTCGAGCCGAGTTGGCCTGGGTCGATGTCAAACCGAGTCGGCTTGTGCCGATGTCGAGCAAAGTCAGCCCAGGCAGATTTCGAGCCGAGTCGGCACGAGCCCATGTCGAAACGAGTCATCCTGGATCCATGTCGAGCCAAGTTGGTTTGAGCCTATGTTAAGCCAAGTCGCTTTGTGTCCATGTTGGGCCTATGCCGATTTGAGTCGACTTGAGCCCATGTCGATTCAAGTCTGCCCAACTCAGGCTCATGTCGATCTGAGTCAGCCCGATATCATGTCGATCTAAGTTGGTCCAGATCCATGTAAGGTCGTGTGGGCCCATGCCCATGTTGAGCTGAGACGGTGTGGACCTATGTCAAGCTGAATCGCCTCATGCCAAGGTTGAGTCGGCACCAGGCCCATGTGGAGCCAAGTCGACCCAGGCCCAAGTCGAGTCGGTCCTAACCCTTGTTGAGCTGAGTCGGCTAGATTCCATGTCGAGCCGAGTGGGTCGAAGTCCATATCGAGTCGAGTGGACCCGGATCCATTTTGAGCTGACGGTCAAGACccatatcaaaataaatttaatctaattaataaagtgaatttaatctattttaaatgattttaaaaaaaatacaaataatttgatctagttaaaatggatataaattttaaatccaatctaTTTTATTGGATTAGATTGGATGTTGAAAAGTCCAATCCATAAGCCCCTAATCCTATATAATCTAACCATAAGTTTAAGTAGCTGTAAACCATAAGATGTAGTACTCTCATGCATGGTTACATGCATACATTGTTATACATAGACGCCGCTTAGCTCTCTATAAAATAGCATTAAGCAATCTCTTTAATTCATAATCATctcttttaattcaaaattttccCTCCACATTACCAAAccgtttagaaaaaaaaatacaaaatgacGGAATACCTTTAATacaataatacaataaaatatttatataaaaataaaatagtaaaataattatgtacataaaaaaaattaaaaaatttatatgcgTCCCATTACATTTGAATGGTCATAATGTCGTTGCCAGCCTTTAGTTTTTGCCATTTTTCATCAGAGCACTATTGAGGAAGTATTAATCTAGTCTATCAGCAGAAGCTGTCAAGAGTATATCAACAGAAACTGTCAAGAGTATATCATTGTTATAAAAAAGCTGACAAAAGAAACAATAATCCAGAACTTGTCTGGGTGTTGTGGCTATCACCATAGTCTCACGAGTTTTACGGTCAGAACCAGCTTACACCAATAAACGTTACAAAGTTTTAATTTGGGAAAgttgttttgcatttttttacttgaaagtgaaataaaattttaaatttttacaaaTTGGAGAGTTTGTAACAGAATGTATTGTGAAGTCCTAGAGCCGTGTAGAGAACTACAGTTCGTTAGGATGATTAGACTGCCTTACTTCTTAACTTCTACTTTCTGCAGTATAAATAAATAGGCCTATTTTACTTAgcaatttttatttgtaaagACTAAGAAGAAATGGAGAATACAGTTACTGAGAGAAATGTGCATGATGCATCTGTTGACTACAGAGGTAGACTACCTCTTCGTGCTTCCACTGGTGTATGGAAAGCCGCCCTCTTTGTCCTCGGTAAGATGCTTGCTCACATGTATAGTCATTGTTTTGTAGCTTTATTTTCATCATGaaataagaagaaaatgctagtgaaaaaaagagagtaagTGTTAACATACACTATTCCAACTTATGTTCGTGTACACATGCATACTaaaattagagaaaaataaaataagatttccTTAGTTTCTCGTCATCTCTGAACAATTTTAGGAGAActttattcttcttttataGGTTCTTAGTAATGGAGAAGAAGTTACTATaaaatttttgtgtgtttgaCTTATATGATCACATCATAACTTGATATTTCAATTTGGAGCAGCAATTGAATTTTGTGAAAGAATAAGCTATTTTGGAATAGCAAGTAATCTTATCTCGTACCTGACTAAAGTGATGCATGAAGACCTCGAAACAGCAACCAAGAATGTAAACTATTGGTCAGGAACAACAACCCTGATGCCTCTGGTTGGGGGATTTATAGCTGACACCTATACTGGTAGATTTTATATGATCCTGCTTTCCTCCTTTGTATACCTAATGGTAAATCTACTTTTCCCCTAATCAATGTGAACAACTTATCTTATAATACTTATACACCTCATTCATTGTTCAATAAATTTCCCATGTgctgaaattgtattttttctttttttcaaatttgtttatataattatgtatGACTACAAGCACTGATAGTCTGGTGTATTTTGTGTTGTCGTAAAACTAAAGCTCATTTCATGGTGTGTCAACTAGGGACTAAGCCTCTTGACCATGTCTCAATTCATCCCAAGTATAAAGCCTTGTGACACTGGGATATGCAAACAACCACGAAAAGTTCATgaagtgtttttctttttttccctttATTGTATTTCCTTGGGTACTGGAGGATACAAACCATGCTTGGAAAGCTTTGGAGCTGACCAATTTGATGATGGTCACttggaagaaagaaagaagaaaatgtcTTTCTTCAATTGGTGGAACTTTGTATTGTGCTTCGCGTTGGTGCTTAGTGCAACAATGATTGTTTATGTTCAAGACTTTGTCAGTTGGGGAGTTGCTTTTCTCATCATAACTTTTCTTATGGCTCTTACTATCATAGCTTTCTTTGTGGGAAGACCATTTTATAGGTACAGAAGGACAGGAAGAAACCCTTTATCCCAAATTTTACAAGTTTTAATTGCAGCAGTAAGGAAAAGAAATTTGTCTTGTCCTTCAAATCCTGCTTTGTTGTATGAGGTCCCACAGTCAGAGAGGTCCAAAGACAGGCTTTTGAGACTCACTAGCACGCTCAGGTATTTACCACACAAAGACCTGTCAGattgataattaatatttttcattgttAGAATTTAGAGGCATAGATTGTGTAAATACCATGTACATATAATCCAATGACAAATTACGATatagatatttttataataattatcttaaaaatttatccaattaaagaataaaaacttTTACACAAATAATATATGCCTACTAAATTCATTAGTGGAAATTAACACAAATCAATTCAATGAATAGTTTCCTTGACAAGGCTGCAATAATTGATGAGGAACATGTTGAGGAGAAGAACAATCCGTGGAGACTAGCAACAGTGACAAGAGTCGAAGAAACAAAACTCATTATAAATTTAGTTCCCATATGGCTAACTTCATTAACTGTTGGAGTATGTATAGCTCAAGGCACAACACTCTTCGTTAAACAAGCAGCTGCAATGAACTTAAAGATAAGTGACAACTTCAAAATCCCAGCCGCTTCCATGTCCTCTCTTTCAGCGGTTGGTATCTTAATAATTGTCCCAATATATGATAGGATTATTGTTCCACTTATGAGAAAAATTACTGGTAATGAAAGAGGCATTGACATCCTTACGAGGATCAGCATTGGTATGGCACTATATGTCATACTCATGATTGTTGCTGCCTTAGTAGAAACGAAGAGACTAAGAATGGAAACCGACAACAATTCTATGAGCGTGTTGTGGTTGATACCCCAATACTTAATCCTTGGCGTAGGAGATTCATTTTGTATAGTTGGTTTGCAAGAGTACTTCTATGATCAAGTTCCTCACTCAATGAAAAGCTTAGGAATGGGGTTGTATCTTAGTGTGATTGGAGCAGGGTACTTCTTAAGcaacttttttataataatcgTGGACCATGTCACTGGGAAAAAAGGCAAAAGTTGGATTGGAAAGGACATAAATTCAAGCCATCTGGATAAGTTTTATTGGTTGTTAACCATCATAAATGCTTTAAATTTGTGTCTCTTTCTCTTCTTGGCAAAAATGCATACTTATAAGACTGTGCATAGAGATGCTGAGGAAATTGATGGTTCTAACCGTGATGGAGTGGAGATACTGTCATCATAAAGATCAACCGAGATAGTCCTCATCATGACTTACTATGTCTTCTGCGTAATCAAATAAGAATATGTAATATGtatttcttaataatatttattgaatattgGATTAGTGCTCAAATTCTCGCATATTATTTAAGTATTGTTATCTAAGCAATGACACATGACTACAGAAAAAAATTTACTTTCATTTTAGTTAGAAAATGCATTgtcaaaattcatttttttttcatataaaaaggGAGATTACACtgttagatttaaagtttaaCAAAGTTATGCAGTGGACAATGTTTTCATTAACACAAATCTTAATTTCTTATATGTTCTTATAAGAATTGAtttaatattattgattttttattaaatatgaaagATGTATAGTATAATTTGGTTTCAGAATGTTCTAACTAGTTTCTTAAGagttttagtaaaaaaaagaaatacaagtaAAAAAAATCTTGATATATTTGGAATATCAAGATTTTATGGAGGTGGAAACAGACGTATACATAGTAGAAAATTTGCACTCATGTGCTGTGGGGTCCACGGTCATGAGAGGGAGCCAAAAATAGGGCCCACGATTTTTTTATGTTTCCAACATTCATCAATTGATCTGTGGACCCCCTTGTTGATATTCCCACCCCCAAGACTTCCACCACGTTTTTACTATAGTCAACTCATACCAAACAAGCCTCGGACCATTCTGCTGGCCTAGCAATTTCACTATTTGTACCTAACATTTAATATCTGCAACACTTTTACCAAGTAAACCCGGGTCCATTCTGCTGGCTCAGCAGTTCTACTATTTGGTACTCTCATATTAACAGCTGCACCACCTTTCCCAAATAAGCCTGGGCCCATTCAGCTGGTCCAGCACTTTTGCTATCTTTCACCcctcttttattttattcacccaccagattttaatttttatttgagtaATTGTATAATCATAAGTCTCACCTTTTAGTAAATaacttttttgaaaaaaaatctcTCTCTTCTCAAAAATTCCATTtcacttttattcttttttttaaaagccTAGCTCACATTGAcacaaactttttcaaaatagTTAAACCCATAAAACTACGTAAACCTTAATTTTCTGTTATGAACGGAAATATGTGAGTTTCTATTACTCAATTTTGGTCTTCTTAGGTGTGATGGCAGAAAATTAAGGAAGCAACCCTTTCACCTCTGGATgccctttttttcttcttcatgatTTGATTGGTTTACCCTGATTAATTACTATTTTGAAAAtccttttattatattattcattttaattatttttgtgtcAACGGTGGACAATACTAGTGACGTGGTTGAATATTTTTCGAATAATGTGACTGAATATTTTATGGATGATTTGGTcaaaattaattactaaaattaattattaattttttatcgataataataaattaataaatgcgAGTTCCTGGTTTAACTTTTATACaaagaaataattattaattttttatatgatataattaatttaattgaagaTACGAAATCTTACTTTAACATCAAAATTAGTTTTGTAACCTATTCTTTTTATAACCTATCTTAATCTAAGTTTAAAATCGATGATTTTATTTTACCAGTAAACTATAATTCATATAGTATTATATTGAACAAAAATAATCACCTACCACATATTAAATCTTAACTTATATTAGTGGAAgtatagaaagaaaataattttttaaagagaaACATAATCGATCCTTTCGAAGggagatatatattttttttaaaattttattttgcaaaatcaatttcctttacaaaataaatctgttcttttatAAAACAATAGATTGTTTTTATAATAGTACATATATGATATATGACGATATGACTAAGAATGGTTGAACATGAAAACAAGAGGGGAACTAAGCCTGATACTATGAATGTGATGTGGTTGATACCCCCAATACTCCATTCTTGGTATTGGAAATTCATTTTATCCAACTGGTTTGCAAGAGTATTTCTATCATGTTCCTGGCTCAATGAAAAGCTCAAGAATGGCTCTATATCTTAGTGGGATTGGAGTGGGATTCTTCTTGAGTAGTTTTCTAATAAATATTGTGCACCATATCTGACGGAAAAAAATGGCAAAAGTTGATGCATGTAAGTGActcaaatgtattttttatttttatattttcttcataATCAAATACTGTGTAATATGTTGTTTCCcttatatttattgaatttcagATTGTTCCAAGTTATACATATTACTCTTAGTTTTTTAATAGAAATAGATAAAGTATTTCATAATACAAACCAAATTCCAAGTAAAACATTTGAATAAACATGCtcatttttattgtatataagaggttcatatatatatattgttttgttaCTAAAAGAACACATCATGCTCTTTCAGATGGTCGgcttaaaaaaatggaaaaatatcttaaatcgttaatatgtatatattattttattactaataaaaaaaacacatcatACTTCTGAGGTGGTCGAACATAGAAAATGGAGGAGTATAACATTGTACAACATgctgttaatatatttaatttcctattttaaattattgggctttgtttgtttgacccaactttcctttttctttcctggaggtgcaggcggtgataattctgatggaggtgcaatgttggatgcaggagcagagacactatttgttggaagatcataggataatgaggctggtggaggAACAGTATTGGGTGtaggagtagaggcacatggctcgacaggaggtgcagtatcagaaaaaaaaaaatcaaaagcagaattatatgcattagaaatagggagagataaagtgttaggatccttaggcaagccactgtccaatttatatggaaagtggttttcatgaaagattacatgtcttgatatctctatgctatgaaactttaaatttaagataatataaccttttgtattttgcgggaaaccaagaaaaatacatttgatagatctatcatctaattttttcctatgtgcagtaatggtactagcataacaaagacaaccaaacacttttagaaatgaaatgtcatatggttttccaaacaacttttcatgaggagtgatgttatcaag from Phaseolus vulgaris cultivar G19833 chromosome 1, P. vulgaris v2.0, whole genome shotgun sequence carries:
- the LOC137815022 gene encoding protein DA1-related 2-like; protein product: MAPPSDINHLSHPCIYGDFVSSYSERKSGFMKWFGKIFKIGSNRGRGGGRHLQQPEEENMAWPAPARSMDDRARSRKEKEELDHAIALSLGENLKRPTGYKWRTGARIDEDYAKALQDRMFSSAHPPYAPVPAYPHGYGMESHSRICGGCNQEIYGDCLGVGHSYFHPDCFQCHSCRYPITEREFSLSGKHPYHKSCFKELTHPRCEVCYQFIPINAAGLIEYRCHPYWNQKYCPSHEYDNTSRCCSCERLESRNERYCRLEDGRILCFECMESAIIDTGECQPLYHAIRDYYEGMNMRIDQQIPMLLVERQALNDAIVGEKNGFHHLPETRGLCLSEEQTVTSVLRRPRIGGHRLIGMRSQPQKLLRKCEVTAILVLYGLPRLLTGAILAHELMHGWLRLKGYQNLSPEVEEGICQVLSYMWLESEVMSCARTMPSTSSASSSSSSSSHSSKKGAKSHVERKLGEFFMNQIANDSSPAYGGGFRAANGAVNKYGLRCTLEHIRLTGNFPV